In Heteronotia binoei isolate CCM8104 ecotype False Entrance Well chromosome 4, APGP_CSIRO_Hbin_v1, whole genome shotgun sequence, a genomic segment contains:
- the LOC132570150 gene encoding proteinase-activated receptor 1-like has product MDPSLQVWLSVLCILFSTAGANNSSYPDIVLFTSVFTSIDHESGINQSNQSEEHIIISNDTERYLTSVWLAWFVPSIHTLVVALSLPLNIIAILMFVIKLKIKKPATVYMLNLASADVLFVSTLPFKIFYEFSGRNWIFGPEMCRFVTAAFYCNMYCSILLMTAISIDRFLAVVYPMQALSWRTVRRASVACCVIWLIAIAGVTPLLITEQTKKIPQLNITTCRDVIDLSVVLEILQYYFSASTILFFFVPLIISVSCYICIIRKLSASKITPEKPGKKRRAKLLSAAVLCSFILCFGPTNVLALVQNLFLSADQRFEGLTFSYMLALSIGTINCCIDPLIYYYASSECQRQVRNLFCHKKHSEFDKSQTTSTNMGTFSNSLNHLSQA; this is encoded by the coding sequence ACTCATCGTATCCTGATATAGTATTATTTACTTCAGTATTCACTTCTATCGATCATGAGTCTGGCATCAATCAGAGCAATCAGAGCGAAGAGCACATCATTATTTCAAATGACACTGAAAGATACCTGACTAGTGTATGGCTGGCCTGGTTTGTTCCTTCAATCCACACTCTTGTAGTTGCATTGAGTCTTCCTCTGAACATCATAGCAATCCTTATGTTTGTGATCAAATTAAAGATTAAGAAACCAGCCACTGTGTATATGCTCAACCTGGCCTCTGCTGATGTGCTGTTTGTGAGCACACTGCCTTTTAAGATTTTCTATGAGTTTTCTGGACGCAACTGGATCTTTGGACCAGAAATGTGCCGCTTTGTCACTGCAGCCTTCTACTGCAACATGTACTGCTCCATACTGCTGATGACGGCGATAAGCATTGACCGCTTCTTGGCAGTGGTGTATCCAATGCAGGCTCTGTCATGGCGCACAGTAAGGCGTGCCTCTGTGGCATGCTGTGTCATCTGGCTTATAGCCATAGCTGGAGTTACCCCTCTGCTTATCACAGAACAAACTAAGAAAATCCCTCAGCTAAATATTACTACTTGCCGAGATGTGATAGATTTGTCTGTTGTGTTGGAAATACTTCAGTATTATTTTTCTGCATCAActattttattcttttttgtaCCATTAATAATTTCTGTCTCCTGTTACATTTGTATTATAAGAAAACTTAGTGCATCTAAAATAACTCCTGAAAAACCTGGTAAGAAGAGGCGGGCCAAACTCTTGTCTGCTGCTGTCTTGTgttcttttattttatgttttgggCCTACTAATGTCTTGGCCTTGGTGCAAAACTTATTCCTTTCAGCTGATCAAAGGTTTGAGGGTCTCACTTTTTCCTACATGCTAGCTCTCTCTATTGGTACCATCAACTGTTGCATTGACCCATTGATCTATTATTATGCTTCTTCTGAGTGTCAAAGGCAGGTCAGGAATCTCTTTTGTCATAAAAAGCATTCTGAGTTTGATAAAAGTCAGACAACAAGCACTAATATGGGGACCTTTTCCAATAGTTTGAATCATTTATCTCAAGCATAG